In Thiomonas arsenitoxydans, the genomic stretch TCTGGCCGGTATAAATGGCGCCGTGCTGCGGGGCGAGAAAGTCGATGTCCATCTTCGAGACACGCTCGCACCAGTTGCGCTTGGCCGCCATCGACGGCATCCAGCGTTTATGGAAATACTCGGCGGACTTGATGTGCTCGTCGAACGCGGCGGGTGATTCGATGTTGCGGCGATCGACGAAGGGCGCATGACCGGCGGGCAGCAGCGCCGCGCCCACATCGCCGCAGAACAGCACTTTGGCGAAGGCGTCATAGACGTGGAAGTTCGCCGAAGAGTGCAGATAATGCGCGGGGACGAACTGCAGCCGGGCGGAGCCCAGAGTCATTTCGCCGCCTTCATCGGGAATGTCGCGCAGATCGGCGTCGAGCGCGCCGTAATGGCGGATAAAGCCGCTCCACAGCTTGGGCACATGCCAGGCGATGGTCGGGCTGCAAGCGTTCCACAGCGGCAGGCTGGAGGCGATGTCGGGGTCTTGATGGCTGACGAAAGCGGCTTTGAGCGAGCCGGGTGGGGCCACTTCGACCAGGGCGCTGAACACCTGCGGGAAGATCTCGAATCCGCCCGGATCGAGGATGAGGGTTTGGTCGTCCACGCTCAAGGCATAGACGTTGGAGTCGATGACGCGGCGCTCGTCCTGGTCGTAGATGATGTTCCAGTGGTGGTTACCCTGGCTGAAAAATTGCAGCGATTTCATTCGATGATCCTTTCAATTTGTTCGCGATAGGTGCGCAGCAATTCCTGCACGCCGCTCACAGACCGATCCATTTCCAGCGAGACCTGCGCCAGCGGCGCGCTGACCGTGCCTTTCAGCGCCGCTTCGATGCGGCCGTTGACCACGACATAGTCGAGCTCGGCAATGACGGACTGAAAGCGGTCGAGCGCCGAGTTCAGCGCCAGACCGGCGCGGCGGCTGCCCGCGGCGTGGCGATCCTGCATGTCGGCGTGCTGGCGCATGCGCTCGGCCAGTGAGGGGCAATGCACGGTGGCGGCGTTGTGAATGTTGCGCAGGCTCTCCATCTGCTGCGCATCGCGCAGGGTTTCCATAAAGTGCAGCATCAACGGGTTGATGAGCTTTTGCACTTGTTCGGCGGCAGCCTGCATGGCCTGCGCGCCTTCGCGGAAAGCCTGCGCCACCACGCCGTAGCCGGCGAGTTCCTTGCCGTGGCGCTTGACCAGCACCTGCGCGTTGAGCGCTTTGCGGTCGATTTCGCGCAGGCGTTTTTTCAGAGCGCCCTGAAAGGCGTAGGTGGCATCAGCCACGGCGATGAAGTCGCGGCGCAGGGTGTCGAGAGATTGGTCGTCCATGATGGGTCAGCTCTTGCGTTGCACCCGGGCCAGCGCGGCGCCGTCGAGAATCAATACCACCTCGCCGTTGCCCGAGATGGTGGCGCCTTGGTAGAGGGTGTCGTTGGTGGAGATGTCCAGTGGCTTGACCACCGAGTCTTCGGTGCCCATGGCCTCGGAAACCACCAGCAGCCCCTGCTCGATGAGAATGCCCTCGCTCTGGTCTTTGAGCAGCTCGATCGGGCGGTCTTGCAGCAGTTGGCCGAGATCGATGTAGGGCACGACGCGGTTGCCATCGACCTGCACCATCAGCCGACCGGAGATGGAGTGCACCTGCTCGGGGTCGATGGCGAGCAGGTTTTCTATGGCCGCCACCGGCAGGGCGTAGGTTTCGCGCCGCAGGCGGAAATACAGCACCGGCAGCACGGCCATGGTGAGCGGCAACTCCAGCGTGAGGGTGCTGCCCTTGCCCAGCGTGGTGTCGATGTCGATGCGGCCGCGCAGCGAGGCGACGGTGGAGCGCACCACATCCATGCCGACGCCGCGGCCGGAGAGTTCGCTGACCTGCTCTTTGGTGGAGAAGCCGGGCAGAAAGATGAGTTCGAGCATCTCGCGCTCAGACAGTCGCGCGGCTTCCTGCGCGGTGATGACGCCTTTGGAAATGGCGTGCTGCATGATTTTTTGTGCATTCATGCCGCGACCATCGTCGCCCACCTGAATCTGCACCTTGTCGCCCAGATGGCGGGCGAGCACGCGCAGCACGGCCTCCTCGGGCTTGCCGGCCTGACGGCGTACCTCAGGCTCTTCGATGCCGTGGTCGAGCGCGTTGCGCACCAGGTGAATGAGCGGGCCGGAGAGCGCATCGACCACGGTCTTGTCGATTTCCACGTCTTCGCCCTCGATGTCCAGCCGCACTTTTTTACCCAGGCTGCGCGAGGCGTCGCGCACCACCCGGGGCAGGCTTTGGAACAGGCGCTTGCACGGCTGCATGCGCAGGCGCATGACGGTGTTTTGCAGGTCGTTGACGGCGAGATCGGTTTCGCGCGCCAGCCGGGCCAGGGCTTCGTCTTCCTGCGCCATGCGGGCCACGGCGGCGCTGAGTCGGTTGCGCAGCAGCACGAGTTCGCCGACCTGGTTCATCGCCTGGTCGAGCCGGGTGGAATCGACGCGGATGGAGCTTTCTTCGGCGGCGCTGCCGTTGGCCGAGCGTGCCGACGGTGCCGCGGGCTCGGCTTTTTGCGCGGCTTTTTGCGCAACTTCGGGCGCTGGCGCGCTGGCCTGACCTGGGGCGTGGCCAGCGCCGTGAATCTGGTCGAGCACGCGCTCGAACTCGTCCTGGGTGATCTCGTCGTCGGTACGGCTGGCCGGTGCCGCAACGGCGCCAGCAGGTGCCGCGCCCGGCGCCTGGCCTGTGCCGTAGAGGTCGTCGAGCACGCGCTCGAATTCGTCTTGGGTGATGGAGTCGCCGTTTGCGGAGGCGGAGGCGGGGGAAGTGGGCTCGGCGTCGGCGGTGCGGCGTTCGGCAAACAGCCCGGTGCTGCCGCTGTCGCGTTCGGTCTGCGTGACCCAGAGGCCTTCCCGCGTGGTCTCGGCCGGGGGAGCGGAGCTGGGCGTGGGACTGGGCGACTTGGCCGCTTCCTTGGCCACTTCAGGCAGCGCGGGCGTTTCGCCGCGGGCGAAAGCCTGGATGTCTGCGCCCAATGCGGCCGGGCCGGGGGGGGGATTTTCGCAGCGCGCCATGTCGTCGAGCATGGCGGTGATGACGTCGGTGGCGCGCAGGATGGCGTCGATCATCGGCGCGGTGGCGCGCAGTTTGCCGCTGCGCATTTTGTCGAACAGGTCTTCGAGATGGTGGCACCAGTCCACCATGTTCTGCGCTTCGAGAAAACCGGCGCCGCCCTTGAGGGTGTGGAAGGCGCGGAAGATGGCGCTGAGCGCTTCGCTGTCGTCGGGCTGGGATTCCAGCCGCAGCAACTGGTCTTGGGCCTGGCTCAGCAGCTCGCGCGATTCGGCGAGAAATTCCAGCAGGATGTCGTTGTCCATGATGGTGGGGCGGAAGGTTTCAGATGCCGAGGTCGCGCAGCAGGGCGTCCACGTCATCCTGGGCAAAGGAGGGTCCGGCGTAGGTGGGAACTCCGTTGAGCGGCGCGGCGCTGTCGGCCGCCGGGGCCGAAGCCTCGGGAGTGGCCGCGGGTTGAAGGTGCGGGCCGAGTTGCTCGACGGCGGCACGGATGCGCTGCTCCACCGCCTGCAGCAGATGGATGGTTTTTTTCAACCGCTGCCCGGCGAGATCCTGCCCCTGCTGGCTGGCGAGAATGGTGTGGAACTGTTGTTCCAGGCGGTCGAGGCGCTCGTCGATGAAACCGCCGTGCGTGGCGCGGATGGCGGCGATTTCGGTGAAGCCGTTTTCCACCGCTTCGAGTGTGGACATGGCCTGGGTTTCGGTCAGGCGCAGCGCTTCTTCGAGCGGATGGCTGGCCTCGGGCAGATCGCTGGAGGCGGCCATGATGCGGCGCACGCCTTCGTGCAGCAGGGCGTCGGCCTCGGTGAGCTTGTGCAGCGCGGTGGAGGCGGCCGCGGGCTGCGGCGTTTGCGTGGTGGCGGCGTGGTCGAGACTCATTGGG encodes the following:
- a CDS encoding oxygen-binding di-iron domain-containing protein; translated protein: MKSLQFFSQGNHHWNIIYDQDERRVIDSNVYALSVDDQTLILDPGGFEIFPQVFSALVEVAPPGSLKAAFVSHQDPDIASSLPLWNACSPTIAWHVPKLWSGFIRHYGALDADLRDIPDEGGEMTLGSARLQFVPAHYLHSSANFHVYDAFAKVLFCGDVGAALLPAGHAPFVDRRNIESPAAFDEHIKSAEYFHKRWMPSMAAKRNWCERVSKMDIDFLAPQHGAIYTGQNVKRFIDWFDALKVGSAIE
- a CDS encoding chemotaxis protein CheA, translated to MDNDILLEFLAESRELLSQAQDQLLRLESQPDDSEALSAIFRAFHTLKGGAGFLEAQNMVDWCHHLEDLFDKMRSGKLRATAPMIDAILRATDVITAMLDDMARCENPPPGPAALGADIQAFARGETPALPEVAKEAAKSPSPTPSSAPPAETTREGLWVTQTERDSGSTGLFAERRTADAEPTSPASASANGDSITQDEFERVLDDLYGTGQAPGAAPAGAVAAPASRTDDEITQDEFERVLDQIHGAGHAPGQASAPAPEVAQKAAQKAEPAAPSARSANGSAAEESSIRVDSTRLDQAMNQVGELVLLRNRLSAAVARMAQEDEALARLARETDLAVNDLQNTVMRLRMQPCKRLFQSLPRVVRDASRSLGKKVRLDIEGEDVEIDKTVVDALSGPLIHLVRNALDHGIEEPEVRRQAGKPEEAVLRVLARHLGDKVQIQVGDDGRGMNAQKIMQHAISKGVITAQEAARLSEREMLELIFLPGFSTKEQVSELSGRGVGMDVVRSTVASLRGRIDIDTTLGKGSTLTLELPLTMAVLPVLYFRLRRETYALPVAAIENLLAIDPEQVHSISGRLMVQVDGNRVVPYIDLGQLLQDRPIELLKDQSEGILIEQGLLVVSEAMGTEDSVVKPLDISTNDTLYQGATISGNGEVVLILDGAALARVQRKS
- a CDS encoding protein phosphatase CheZ; the protein is MSLDHAATTQTPQPAAASTALHKLTEADALLHEGVRRIMAASSDLPEASHPLEEALRLTETQAMSTLEAVENGFTEIAAIRATHGGFIDERLDRLEQQFHTILASQQGQDLAGQRLKKTIHLLQAVEQRIRAAVEQLGPHLQPAATPEASAPAADSAAPLNGVPTYAGPSFAQDDVDALLRDLGI